Genomic window (Thermomicrobiales bacterium):
ACCGCCCGGGAGCATTCTCCGTGCGTGGACTTGCAATCCTCCCGAACGTGCATTTACGCTGGCTCGACGCACTGGCTGGAGTGTTCCTTCGCGTTCATCGGAAACCGTAATCCTGACAACACTCCATCCGTGACAATCGATATTCGATCCGTTTGGTCGACCGACCGGGCCGTACTCGTCCGCAAACGAACCGGTCCGCCCGCAGAGGCTGATGGCCGAAGAATGGTTCGAGGACGAGCTTCCCTGGCTTGGTCCTCCCCCGCAGTTGCCCCCGCGACGGGAGCAGCCACAACCGACACCTCCGGCACGCCGCACTCCGCCACCGGCGCGGCGACGGCCCGTTTCGGCGCAGGCAGCGGCTACCGCGTCCGCGGCGTTGCCGCGGATGCAACTGCCAGAGTGGACGCCGGATCTCGCAGTTCCACCCTACGCGCGTATTCAGCAACGACGCTACGGCGAAGTGGTTGCGCTGAAATGGGCCGGTGTGTTGCTGATCCTGGTCGCGGCCTTGACGGCCCTGGCGTTGATCGTGCGCGACATTCGCGCTGGCGGGGAAGTAACGCCGGTGCCGACCGCGCAGCTGGTCATCCCAGCCGCGTCTGAGCTGGGTGGCGGCAGCGCGGCGTCCGAGATCGTCGCGAACCCGCTCTTTGTCGGCAAAGTCATTTGCCTCGATGCCGCGCATGGCGGAAGCGATCGCGGATTCAAGCGTACGGGCGATGCCAGCGCTCCTGCGATGGACGAGGCGCTGTATACCGCCGCATATACCCGTGAACTGGCCGATCGACTGACCGCGATGGGATTCACGGTCGTGACCACCCGGGATGGCGACACCGTGCGCAATGAGCAGTTTCAGGATGTCAACCGCGACGGTCTCACGCGAGAAAACGCGACCACCGATGCCGATGCCGCACACAACGCCCTGATCGACGAGATGCAGGCGCGAATCGATTTCTGCAACGACGAAGAGGCCAATCTGCTGATCTCGCTCCATTTCGACGGGTCGAGCAACGGGAGCGATTCCGGATTCTCCACCTGGTATGCCGAAGGGCGCGCCGACAGCATGGAGAGTCAGCGGCTCGCGCAATTGATCAACCAGGAGATCGGCGCCGATCTGGCTGCCGCCGGGTATGTCATTCCCGATCTGGGCGTCATTCCGGAATCGACGGCGGCGCTGCGAGGGAATCAGATGCTGTATGACTCCCTCTTCATGATTACCGGGAACCGCAACGGTATGAAGGACCCGAGCCGCATGCCCGGCGTGGTCGCTGATCTCTTGACCATCTCGAATTCCTCCGACGCGCAGGTGCTGGTCAGCGATGCCGGCCGCGCGGCCATGGTCACCGCGATGGCCGATGCCATTGGCCGCTATTTCAGCGAACAACCAGCAGGGTAGGTCTTCGGCAGCCGTGTTCCGGTCGTCGCACTGTCCGACGGACGGTTCGGGCGGCGTATTTGGCGTGACTCGCGGACATGCTCGGGGTACGATTGGCCGGAATTCGGCAGACGTGCTGCCGCGTCGAGAGGAGCTCAGGTGCCAGCAACGTTGTCGGATCGATCCCTAACTCGCCGAACAGTTCTGAAAGGGGCTGCCGCCGGGGCAGCAGGGGCAGCGACGATGCACGGGAGCGGATCGATTTCTGCCCAGACGGTGGCCGGGCTGCCAGCGGGAATGGCGCTAGTCACCTCGCCCCGGTTGCCGCTTTTTGGGATTGGCAGTGGAGACGTCGATCGGCTGCTGTCGGGCCAGGTTGCCGATTGGCGGGCGCTTGGCTCAGCCGTTTCCTTGCCGGTCGAGGTTTACGCGCTCTCCAGCGCGACTCCGGCCGCGAATGGGAGCGCCGTTGCCGACTACGAGGCCCTGGTGGCCGAGTTCGGCACGCATCCGGGTGCGGTTGCGCTCGTGCCAGTCGACCAGGTCGACTATCGCGCCAATGTGCTGGCGGTCGATGGGTTCGACCCGCTGCGCAGCAGTGACGGTGTGATCCGGGTCGGTGTGGTGGGCGATATCGTTCCTGGGCGCAATGTCAACAACAAGATGGTCGCGTTCGGTGACTACACGCATCCCTTCCACAAGGTTGCCGCCGAGCTGAGCGGATACGATGTCATGGTCGCGACTCTCGAAGGCAATCTTTCCAGCTCGATCCTACCGCCGGAGGATGCACATACCTTTTCGTTCGTCTCCAGCCCGGAGATGGTGGAAGGGTTCGCCATGGCCGGGATCGACGCGGTCACCCTTGCCAACAACCACTCGATGTGGAACAGCGAAGGCTGGGGCGCGCAGGCATTGCTGGACACGATGGCCGCGCTCGAGCAGGGGGGTATTCCCTACTTCGGCGCGGGCAACAATCTGGCCGAGGCGCGGGCGCCCTGGGTGGCCGATGTTGGCGGGACAACGATTGCGTTCCTCGGGATCGACGGTGTCACCGCCAACGAGGAGGCGCGCGATTTTGGCGCGACCGTCTACATGAGTGAGCTCGGAGGTTCCGGCTATGCCGGCGCTACCGACTCTACGCCGGGCACCAACCCGTATATCACCGAGCAGTTCCTGGCGGACATCGAGGCGGCCGCGGGTCAGTACGACTATGTCATTCCGTACTTCCACATGGGAATCGAATACTTCCCGGTGCCACCTGCCTGGGCGCGTGAAGGCGCGAAAGCCGCGATCGAGGCGGGCGCCACTATGGTGGTCACCAATCATCCGCATGTGATCCAGGGGTTGCAGAGCCATCAGGGCAAACCGATCTTCTATTCGGTCGGCAACTTCATCTTCGACCAGATGTTCTCGGTCGAGGTGCGGGAAGGCAGCATTCTGGAAATCGTGCTGCGGGATGGCAAGGTGGTCGGGCTGCGAGCGCGCGGAGTCGAGATCGAGGATTTCAACCAGCCGCGGCTCATGACCGCAGGGGAGCACGCCTCGCAGATGGATCGGTTTTGGCAAAACACCGACCGCATTGCCGCGGCGGAAGCGGGATAGCCTGAGCCAGTGTCCTGGGAGCCAGGCAGAGCCCAGCGCTGCGTAGTTCTTGACACCAAGCCGCAGTCGGGTCATCTCGAGGCGTCTTGCTATGCTGATCGTATGGCACCCAGGGCGGCCCCTGCGACGTTTGGGGTACCCGTTTGGCCGGACCGGGCCAAGGCAGAGGAGCGTCCTATGACATCCGTGGTCGTCCCGTCCTCAGATCTTCCGCTTCTGATTTCCCCTGCCAGGGGGCCGATCGCAGGGCGCCATCTCTTCGAAGGCAGTGCGTTTGGGCTAGATAGCCTGACGGTGGTCGTTGGTGAGTCGCCTCCAGGACAGGGCGTGTCACTGCACAGTCACGACTGTGACGAGCTGATTCTCGTTCACGTTGGGCGGGGAACATACACCGTCGGGGAAACGACCATCGAGGCGGGAAGCGGTGATCTGGTCGTAATTCCCGCCGGGGTGCCCCATCGCTGGGTCAATCAGACGGAAGAACCGTTGGTGCATACCGCCATTTTCCCGACGGCCACGTTTGCCCTGGAGTACCCCACTGACAAGTGAAACAAGCTCGGGTTCGCTTTCAGCCTTACGCCCGGACAATGACCTTGCCGCCGCGGGCGATGATGAGCATTTCGCGGTTGGAACGGCGGAACTGAACTTCGACGGTTCCGACGAGATCGACAGTGCGCACATCGGTGAAGACCACGGTGGACGAGGGGGAGATGGCATCGACCCGAGCGATTCCCGGCCAGAGCGTCAAGAGCGTCGCTGGCAACCCGCGAGAGTTCTCCACTGTGAGTTGGTGCACCGCACTGCCCGGAAGCTGAAACGGGGCGCGAGCGACACTGGCGCCCAACGCAGCCGCAATCAGTTCGACAGCGTGCTCGTCGAACGGAATGTGGAGGATGGGATTCACTGGCGAAGCTGGCTGATCGGCCATAATTCCTCGTCGTACTCGCGGCGCTGGCCGACCAATTGCGGAGAATCCGATGCCGACCGATGCCGAGTCTCCCATACCGACGTCCATCACGATCGAAACCATCTGGGAGGCGCGCGACCGGATCGCGCCATATATTCATTGGACCCCGGTTTTCACGTCCGAGACATTGAACGGTCTCACCGGGACGCGCCTGCACCTCAAAGCCGAAAACATGCAGAAGACCGGCGCCTTCAAGGTGCGCGGCGCGTTGAACGCGGTGGCGCAGCTCTCTCCAGATGAGCGAGCGGCCGGAGTCGTCACGTTCTCGGCCGGAAACCACGGCCAGGGTTTGGCCTACGCGGCGCGCACGTTCGGCACGCCTTGCACGGTCTATATGACGGAAAGCGCCGTGCCGACCAAAGTCGCTGCTATCCAGGGCTACGGCGCGACGACCCGGCAGTTTCCGACCATCCAGGAAGCCGTCGCCCAGATGGATCGCGACCGCGAGCAGTCGGGCGC
Coding sequences:
- a CDS encoding N-acetylmuramoyl-L-alanine amidase, translating into MAEEWFEDELPWLGPPPQLPPRREQPQPTPPARRTPPPARRRPVSAQAAATASAALPRMQLPEWTPDLAVPPYARIQQRRYGEVVALKWAGVLLILVAALTALALIVRDIRAGGEVTPVPTAQLVIPAASELGGGSAASEIVANPLFVGKVICLDAAHGGSDRGFKRTGDASAPAMDEALYTAAYTRELADRLTAMGFTVVTTRDGDTVRNEQFQDVNRDGLTRENATTDADAAHNALIDEMQARIDFCNDEEANLLISLHFDGSSNGSDSGFSTWYAEGRADSMESQRLAQLINQEIGADLAAAGYVIPDLGVIPESTAALRGNQMLYDSLFMITGNRNGMKDPSRMPGVVADLLTISNSSDAQVLVSDAGRAAMVTAMADAIGRYFSEQPAG
- a CDS encoding CapA family protein, whose translation is MHGSGSISAQTVAGLPAGMALVTSPRLPLFGIGSGDVDRLLSGQVADWRALGSAVSLPVEVYALSSATPAANGSAVADYEALVAEFGTHPGAVALVPVDQVDYRANVLAVDGFDPLRSSDGVIRVGVVGDIVPGRNVNNKMVAFGDYTHPFHKVAAELSGYDVMVATLEGNLSSSILPPEDAHTFSFVSSPEMVEGFAMAGIDAVTLANNHSMWNSEGWGAQALLDTMAALEQGGIPYFGAGNNLAEARAPWVADVGGTTIAFLGIDGVTANEEARDFGATVYMSELGGSGYAGATDSTPGTNPYITEQFLADIEAAAGQYDYVIPYFHMGIEYFPVPPAWAREGAKAAIEAGATMVVTNHPHVIQGLQSHQGKPIFYSVGNFIFDQMFSVEVREGSILEIVLRDGKVVGLRARGVEIEDFNQPRLMTAGEHASQMDRFWQNTDRIAAAEAG
- a CDS encoding cupin domain-containing protein; this encodes MTSVVVPSSDLPLLISPARGPIAGRHLFEGSAFGLDSLTVVVGESPPGQGVSLHSHDCDELILVHVGRGTYTVGETTIEAGSGDLVVIPAGVPHRWVNQTEEPLVHTAIFPTATFALEYPTDK